One window of Phycisphaeraceae bacterium genomic DNA carries:
- a CDS encoding DUF4132 domain-containing protein codes for MIRQLIAPKSAEAESLLRLIEEEAESKRASYGCRFDSFDVCKTLKSISDDELAAVIVLAPDRANLLIEKWRKNRTSSDDPDYFRHHGVELFTQWAMRRGKNCTAAWIDRLCAIPKPGSREYCPARTAVREGLWRWIEPHAGKLTPSMNRYLAEMLEEWEQSPKSDHDRNARVRKLLGLEETPPIEPGEAWSDAALVYLEKQTPNQRSAWIRLMAACGSTSGSAPTAKWLRTWASLIDEIGRRSFLDALLEWFPLVDRPRTALRAEAYREFPAGGYAIADGNLEVLKGLCWIAVQVPDQTLARRLGGLALSCYRPIPGLGPRATKVGNAAIWALSQIPGPDALGQLAILRVKVKFIPAQKAIEKALNAAAARAGLPREEIEELGVPTYGLSEVGVRREELGETIVELSAHDGDVPLRYFKKDAGGNKGKEVKSVPASVKKDFAPEFKELKAAAKDLGSMLSAQRDRIDSMFLDDRSWPIAAWRERYLDHPVVGVVARRLIWNVADGSRRIGVMPGPEGLVGFDEKACDFSERAIVRLWHPVEAPTEETLAWRRFVEDRRIRQPFKQAHREVYLLTDAERRTETYSNRFAAHIVRQHQFKALCDQRNWRHKLRLMVDAEYPPPSRTIRAHGLRAEFWVEPVGDDFGTDTNESGAYLHLATDQVRFYRMEAAPNSVHAAGGAYAMTAEAGNATNMPLRLDSIPALVLSEVLRDCDLFVGVTSVGNNPQWNDGGPNQQFRDYWQNYSFGELSATAETRRDLLSRLVPRLKIADRCALTDKFLTVRGSLRTYKIHLGSGNILMEPNDQYLCIVPTSRNELGSSDVFLPFEGDRTLSIILSKAFMLADDARISDLTITRQIKS; via the coding sequence ATGATTCGTCAGCTGATTGCTCCGAAAAGCGCCGAGGCAGAATCGCTACTACGGCTCATTGAAGAAGAGGCCGAATCCAAGCGAGCTTCCTACGGCTGCCGATTCGATTCATTTGACGTTTGCAAGACTCTCAAGTCCATTTCCGACGACGAGTTGGCTGCCGTGATCGTTCTCGCGCCCGATCGCGCCAATTTACTTATTGAAAAGTGGCGAAAGAATCGCACATCGTCTGACGACCCCGACTACTTCCGCCACCATGGTGTTGAACTCTTCACGCAGTGGGCGATGCGCCGCGGCAAGAACTGCACCGCCGCGTGGATCGATCGATTGTGCGCGATTCCCAAGCCCGGATCGCGGGAGTACTGCCCCGCGAGAACGGCGGTACGAGAGGGATTGTGGCGTTGGATCGAGCCTCATGCGGGGAAGTTGACCCCAAGCATGAACCGATATCTCGCTGAGATGCTGGAGGAATGGGAGCAGAGTCCCAAGTCCGATCACGACCGCAACGCAAGAGTTCGCAAGCTGCTCGGGCTGGAGGAAACTCCACCGATCGAGCCAGGCGAGGCGTGGTCGGATGCCGCACTCGTGTATCTCGAAAAGCAGACTCCGAATCAGCGTAGTGCGTGGATCCGATTGATGGCTGCTTGCGGCTCGACAAGTGGCTCGGCTCCTACTGCCAAATGGCTGAGGACTTGGGCCTCTCTGATCGACGAAATCGGACGACGCTCGTTTTTGGATGCACTGCTTGAATGGTTTCCGTTGGTCGACCGACCGCGAACTGCCCTGAGAGCTGAGGCATATCGCGAATTCCCGGCGGGGGGATATGCGATCGCCGACGGAAACCTCGAAGTCCTAAAGGGGTTGTGTTGGATTGCGGTACAGGTGCCTGATCAAACGCTCGCGCGGCGGCTCGGCGGTTTGGCGCTTTCGTGCTACAGACCCATTCCCGGCCTGGGCCCGCGCGCCACGAAGGTCGGCAATGCCGCCATCTGGGCGCTCAGCCAGATCCCCGGCCCCGACGCGCTCGGCCAGCTCGCGATACTGCGCGTCAAGGTCAAGTTCATCCCGGCGCAGAAGGCGATCGAGAAGGCGCTCAATGCCGCGGCGGCGCGCGCGGGGCTGCCGCGTGAGGAGATCGAAGAACTGGGCGTTCCGACCTACGGGCTTTCGGAGGTCGGCGTGCGGCGCGAGGAGCTGGGCGAGACGATCGTCGAGCTCTCGGCACACGACGGCGATGTGCCCTTGCGCTATTTCAAGAAGGATGCCGGCGGCAACAAGGGCAAGGAAGTCAAGAGTGTTCCGGCGAGCGTGAAGAAGGACTTTGCGCCGGAATTCAAGGAGCTCAAGGCCGCGGCGAAGGACCTCGGCTCGATGCTCTCGGCGCAGCGCGACCGCATCGACTCGATGTTTCTCGACGATCGCTCGTGGCCGATCGCGGCCTGGCGCGAGCGGTATCTCGATCATCCGGTGGTGGGCGTCGTGGCGCGGCGGCTGATCTGGAATGTCGCCGATGGCTCCCGGCGGATCGGCGTGATGCCGGGCCCGGAAGGGCTGGTCGGCTTTGATGAAAAGGCATGTGACTTTTCGGAGCGAGCAATCGTGCGGCTCTGGCATCCGGTCGAGGCGCCGACAGAGGAAACGCTGGCGTGGCGGCGCTTTGTCGAGGACCGGCGGATCCGCCAGCCCTTCAAGCAGGCGCACCGCGAGGTGTACCTGCTCACCGATGCCGAGAGGCGAACCGAGACGTACTCCAATCGGTTCGCGGCGCACATCGTGCGGCAGCACCAGTTCAAGGCTTTGTGCGACCAGCGGAACTGGCGTCACAAGCTGCGCCTGATGGTGGACGCGGAGTATCCGCCGCCGAGCCGGACCATCCGGGCGCACGGGCTGCGCGCGGAGTTCTGGGTCGAGCCGGTCGGCGACGACTTTGGAACCGATACGAACGAGTCGGGGGCGTATCTGCATCTTGCGACGGATCAGGTGCGCTTCTACCGGATGGAGGCTGCGCCGAACTCCGTGCACGCGGCCGGCGGCGCGTACGCCATGACGGCTGAGGCGGGCAACGCGACCAATATGCCGCTGCGCTTGGATTCGATTCCGGCGCTGGTGCTGAGCGAAGTCCTGCGCGATTGCGATCTCTTTGTCGGCGTGACGAGCGTCGGGAACAACCCGCAGTGGAACGACGGCGGACCGAACCAGCAGTTCCGCGACTATTGGCAGAATTACTCCTTCGGCGAGCTCTCGGCCACCGCGGAGACCCGGCGCGATCTGCTTTCACGCCTTGTGCCCCGCCTGAAGATCGCCGATCGGTGCGCGCTCACGGACAAGTTTCTCACCGTCCGGGGCAGCCTCCGCACGTACAAGATTCACCTGGGCAGCGGCAACATCCTGATGGAACCGAACGATCAGTACCTCTGCATCGTGCCGACCTCGCGGAACGAACTTGGTTCGAGCGACGTCTTCCTGCCATTCGAGGGCGACCGCACCCTGTCGATCATCCTCAGCAAAGCGTTCATGC